A single window of Bacteroidota bacterium DNA harbors:
- a CDS encoding PD40 domain-containing protein: MMLRRSLFLVLSLLLANSYFGKPLDAGDQVKMALAKQKFLGGQVVEALNIYKEVLTKNPKDATVLHHVGECHFTLRDYDKALETFLKAKENGDIKYQSQYYLGRVYQLKGKYDEALTELQAYKSKATAKESEEQDADVYIDQCNTAKTLIAAPLDVKIENMGPEINSKYDDQSPAISADGMRLVFNTRRPETTNAPVDVEGDGKFFQDIYYSDFDTVAKKWKTADGVPGSINTDAHDACTSISADGKQIYIYKNDLKDPQSRGGDVYVSKIVSGKWRTPENLAKPINTSYWEGGACISPDGKKIFFTSERPGGSGSSDIWMAERISKREWGKPVNLGTDINTPFDEVGLFLAPDGKTLFFCSNGKGSMGDYDIFKTVFENGKWSKPVNLGYPINSEKRDGPFVVSADAQTGYFASNRDGGLGESDIYMVDLSNYAVLEKDGKVKSNNGLSILKGTVRDGYEGYGLAEVDVEFTDEAGAKVGSTATNENGEYFITLKGGMKYTITAKKKGFKDAVEVVELKLGAKETYSLVKDVMLKK; this comes from the coding sequence ATGATGTTAAGAAGAAGTCTATTTTTAGTATTAAGTTTATTATTAGCCAACAGCTATTTCGGAAAGCCTTTGGATGCCGGCGACCAGGTAAAAATGGCGCTTGCCAAGCAAAAATTCTTAGGCGGACAAGTTGTGGAGGCTCTCAATATTTATAAGGAAGTCCTTACAAAAAACCCTAAAGACGCCACCGTATTACATCACGTTGGCGAGTGTCACTTTACCTTGAGAGATTACGATAAAGCATTAGAAACATTTTTAAAAGCCAAAGAAAACGGAGACATTAAATATCAATCGCAATATTATTTAGGTCGCGTGTACCAGTTAAAAGGAAAGTATGATGAAGCTTTAACCGAATTACAAGCTTATAAAAGTAAAGCCACTGCAAAAGAATCGGAAGAACAAGACGCAGATGTTTATATTGATCAATGTAACACAGCTAAAACTTTAATTGCCGCTCCGCTTGATGTTAAAATTGAAAATATGGGTCCGGAGATCAACAGCAAATATGATGATCAATCGCCGGCTATTTCAGCAGACGGAATGCGTTTAGTATTTAATACACGCCGCCCTGAAACTACTAATGCACCTGTTGATGTGGAAGGTGACGGAAAATTTTTTCAGGATATTTATTATTCCGATTTCGATACAGTAGCTAAAAAATGGAAAACCGCTGATGGTGTACCGGGCTCTATTAATACCGATGCGCATGATGCTTGTACAAGTATTTCGGCTGACGGTAAACAGATTTACATTTACAAAAATGATTTAAAAGATCCCCAATCACGTGGTGGAGATGTTTATGTGTCTAAAATCGTAAGCGGTAAATGGCGTACACCTGAAAATTTAGCCAAGCCAATTAACACCAGCTATTGGGAAGGTGGCGCTTGTATTTCGCCGGATGGTAAAAAAATATTTTTTACTAGTGAGCGCCCGGGTGGTAGCGGCAGCTCTGATATTTGGATGGCCGAAAGAATTTCAAAACGCGAATGGGGCAAACCGGTGAATTTAGGAACCGACATTAACACTCCTTTTGATGAAGTAGGTTTATTCTTAGCGCCGGACGGAAAAACATTATTCTTCTGCTCTAACGGAAAAGGCTCCATGGGCGATTACGATATTTTTAAAACCGTATTTGAAAACGGTAAATGGAGCAAGCCGGTTAACTTAGGTTATCCGATCAATAGCGAAAAACGCGACGGACCATTTGTAGTAAGCGCTGATGCGCAAACCGGTTATTTTGCAAGTAACAGAGATGGAGGCTTGGGTGAAAGCGATATTTACATGGTAGATTTAAGTAATTATGCTGTATTGGAAAAAGACGGCAAAGTAAAAAGCAATAACGGTTTAAGCATTTTAAAAGGAACTGTACGTGATGGTTACGAAGGTTACGGATTGGCTGAAGTAGATGTAGAATTTACCGATGAAGCGGGAGCTAAAGTAGGAAGCACTGCTACGAATGAAAACGGAGAATATTTCATCACCTTAAAAGGCGGTATGAAATACACCATCACAGCAAAGAAAAAAGGATTTAAAGATGCCGTAGAAGTGGTTGAATTAAAATTAGGCGCTAAAGAAACTTACTCTTTAGTAAAGGATGTGATGTTGAAGAAATAA
- the kdsB gene encoding 3-deoxy-manno-octulosonate cytidylyltransferase, with translation MKILGIIPARYASTRFPGKPLIDILGKSMLHRVYEQASKSKKLTSIVIATDDERIASHAQSFGAKVVMTKAEHPSGTDRCFEAYKNFGEEFDYIINIQGDEPFIDPSQIDLLANICNGNTELATLMIKCNSHDVLFDKGEVKITLNTNNEALYFSRMVIPFIKGVDEKEWHKHFNYFRHVGMYAYRKDVLEKVTKLQPSSLEKAESLEQLRWLENGFKIKCAETLHDSHCIDIPEDVEKVIKLMGIKA, from the coding sequence ATGAAAATTTTAGGAATTATTCCCGCTCGCTATGCTTCCACCCGTTTTCCGGGCAAACCCCTAATCGATATTTTAGGAAAAAGTATGCTGCACCGGGTGTATGAGCAAGCTTCCAAGAGCAAAAAACTTACTTCAATCGTCATCGCTACCGACGATGAACGTATTGCCTCACATGCTCAGTCGTTTGGCGCCAAGGTTGTAATGACTAAAGCAGAGCATCCCAGTGGTACCGACCGTTGTTTTGAAGCATATAAAAACTTCGGAGAAGAATTTGATTACATCATCAACATCCAAGGTGACGAGCCCTTTATCGACCCATCACAAATTGATTTACTGGCTAATATTTGTAATGGTAATACTGAACTAGCTACCCTTATGATTAAATGCAATAGCCATGATGTTCTGTTTGATAAAGGTGAAGTAAAAATTACTTTGAATACAAATAACGAAGCGCTTTACTTCAGTCGCATGGTTATTCCATTCATAAAAGGTGTGGATGAAAAAGAATGGCATAAGCATTTTAATTATTTCCGCCATGTGGGTATGTATGCTTACCGTAAGGATGTATTGGAGAAAGTAACTAAACTTCAACCTTCTTCTCTTGAAAAAGCAGAATCACTGGAACAATTACGCTGGCTTGAAAACGGATTTAAAATCAAATGTGCAGAAACATTGCACGATAGTCATTGCATCGACATACCGGAAGATGTAGAAAAAGTAATTAAGTTAATGGGGATTAAAGCCTAG
- a CDS encoding DUF1571 domain-containing protein, producing the protein MRRLLIIFFFIYSLGVIAQDIRPAKVITEMLDSISHMKTVRFKVKALERTESGYISAVSVSKINIKPRQLYFVNPEKKLEILYVTGKYDNKAVVKPHVFPYVTMHLSPTGNIMRKNQHYTIHELGFDFIGRTIALAISKEKENMLKSLSYIGKHEKNGYQCHMVVYESSAFNFFTYEVGPKETVTTIAAKFNVNDYLLRFKNNLFNDFGYIKQGTKLQVPNYYCKRAVLYIDEKSMLPVSVSIYDDKGLFECYDFYDIILNKPIDPAEFTKEYKGYHF; encoded by the coding sequence GTGAGAAGGCTTCTTATTATATTCTTTTTTATTTACAGTTTAGGCGTAATAGCTCAGGATATACGTCCTGCTAAAGTTATTACAGAAATGCTCGACTCCATTAGTCACATGAAAACCGTGAGGTTTAAAGTGAAGGCTCTAGAACGAACTGAAAGCGGTTATATTTCGGCGGTATCTGTTTCTAAAATAAACATTAAGCCTCGTCAATTGTATTTTGTGAATCCTGAAAAAAAATTAGAGATACTTTATGTAACAGGTAAATACGATAACAAAGCCGTGGTAAAGCCGCATGTTTTTCCTTATGTAACCATGCATTTAAGTCCAACCGGAAACATCATGCGAAAGAATCAGCATTACACCATACACGAATTGGGTTTTGATTTTATCGGACGAACCATTGCTTTGGCGATTAGCAAAGAAAAGGAAAACATGCTGAAAAGCCTTTCTTACATTGGGAAGCACGAAAAAAACGGGTATCAATGTCACATGGTTGTTTATGAATCGAGTGCATTTAATTTTTTCACCTATGAAGTTGGACCTAAGGAAACCGTTACAACAATTGCGGCCAAGTTTAATGTGAATGATTATTTACTCCGTTTTAAAAATAACTTATTTAATGATTTCGGTTACATCAAACAAGGCACCAAATTACAGGTGCCTAATTATTATTGTAAGCGAGCTGTTTTGTACATTGATGAGAAATCGATGTTACCAGTGAGTGTAAGTATTTATGATGATAAGGGATTGTTTGAGTGTTATGATTTTTATGACATCATCTTAAATAAACCCATCGATCCTGCTGAGTTTACCAAGGAGTACAAAGGCTATCACTTTTAG
- a CDS encoding phosphatase, giving the protein MAKKNTSLKLLCTKAVLTKKLNAVKAFVFDWDGVFTNGEKDFELQSRFNEIDSMGTNLLRFAYYLKNSHHPLTAIISGENNKAAFTFTNRECFHANYFKIANKIDAARHFCLTHNCTLNQLAFVFDDVLDLSIAKECGLRIFIARHSAPHFANYVIKNKLADIIIYAEAGSNPVRHICETLIDAYGLFNEVIKQRTGYSDKYKNYIELRRGIKPVYYTVSNNVIGETKI; this is encoded by the coding sequence ATGGCAAAGAAAAACACATCACTTAAACTACTCTGCACAAAAGCAGTTCTCACAAAAAAATTAAACGCTGTAAAAGCATTTGTGTTTGATTGGGATGGTGTTTTTACCAACGGAGAAAAAGATTTTGAATTGCAAAGCCGATTCAACGAAATTGATTCGATGGGGACTAATCTTTTGCGTTTTGCCTATTATTTAAAAAATTCTCATCACCCTTTAACCGCCATTATTTCCGGCGAAAACAACAAAGCGGCATTCACCTTCACCAATCGCGAATGCTTTCATGCAAACTATTTTAAAATAGCTAATAAGATTGATGCAGCTCGTCACTTTTGCCTCACGCACAATTGTACTTTAAATCAATTGGCCTTTGTGTTTGATGATGTGTTGGATTTAAGCATTGCCAAAGAATGTGGCTTGCGGATTTTTATTGCGCGACATTCAGCTCCGCACTTCGCCAATTACGTCATCAAAAATAAATTAGCCGATATTATCATTTACGCCGAAGCCGGCTCTAACCCGGTTCGCCATATTTGCGAAACACTGATTGATGCGTACGGATTATTTAATGAAGTGATAAAGCAGCGCACCGGCTACTCCGACAAATACAAAAATTACATTGAACTAAGAAGAGGCATCAAGCCGGTTTACTACACTGTATCCAATAATGTAATCGGCGAAACCAAAATCTAA
- a CDS encoding CBS domain-containing protein, with translation MELYLDSANLKEIEEGFKLGFLNGLTTTPTFMQKEGITDIDGTIVKLSKMVPVLQIEALGNTAEEILAEAERQLALGLDKNKTVFKIPVSLEGVRACKLLRDKGLLVNVHLVYTLQQAYMAMHAGATYVCPLVGRLQDQGHDALALVEQCVNAVDLYGYDTKIMFSSVRHAEHVRNAINIGVHTITVPLKVMKQLTENNFTTVGTDQFIMDTRLMMVKVKEAIRGINPVVSENTSLTDAIIKMTEFGYGAVTVTKADGSIKGVFTDGGLRKLIMDKGRDVLNKKLSDLEYRDPISIDGNVLLNEANSLFKKTNVDTIVVTDGGKPVGMLDIQDMKG, from the coding sequence ATGGAATTATACTTAGACTCAGCCAATTTAAAGGAAATTGAAGAAGGATTTAAATTAGGCTTTTTAAACGGATTAACTACCACCCCTACCTTTATGCAAAAGGAAGGGATTACAGATATTGATGGAACCATTGTAAAATTAAGCAAAATGGTACCGGTACTTCAGATTGAAGCTTTAGGTAACACTGCAGAAGAAATTCTAGCGGAAGCAGAGCGTCAATTAGCATTGGGTTTAGATAAAAACAAAACAGTATTTAAAATTCCGGTTTCTTTAGAAGGTGTTCGCGCTTGTAAATTACTTCGCGATAAAGGACTATTAGTGAATGTGCATTTAGTTTACACATTACAACAAGCTTATATGGCAATGCATGCCGGCGCTACTTATGTGTGTCCGCTTGTTGGTCGTTTACAAGATCAGGGACATGATGCATTAGCATTAGTAGAACAGTGCGTTAATGCTGTAGATTTATATGGATATGATACAAAGATCATGTTCTCTTCTGTTCGTCATGCCGAGCACGTAAGAAATGCCATAAACATAGGTGTACACACCATTACAGTTCCATTAAAAGTGATGAAGCAGCTAACCGAAAACAACTTCACAACGGTTGGAACCGATCAATTCATTATGGATACACGTTTAATGATGGTAAAAGTAAAAGAAGCAATCAGAGGAATTAATCCGGTGGTTAGCGAAAATACTTCTTTAACTGATGCTATTATTAAAATGACAGAATTTGGTTACGGCGCAGTAACTGTAACAAAAGCCGATGGTAGCATTAAAGGTGTGTTTACCGATGGCGGTTTAAGAAAATTAATCATGGATAAAGGACGTGATGTATTAAATAAAAAATTATCTGACCTTGAATACCGCGATCCAATTTCAATCGACGGAAATGTATTATTGAATGAAGCAAATTCTTTATTCAAGAAAACAAATGTAGATACGATTGTAGTAACCGACGGAGGAAAACCTGTAGGTATGCTCGATATACAAGACATGAAAGGATAA
- a CDS encoding T9SS type A sorting domain-containing protein yields MKKIFTLLSLIALSAFTIKAQSFALYKVNQTGTSITGTVNTNDVMSFTTTANSQEKIRLRITNLSSTNTHTYNVIRTILFNNPPLVVSGASVSPQTYMCVGTTCYDNSVATQTLVADMTVLPPNSNSDAEGMPFVIYLEEASSLGQYDVRYKVFNQVTAGDTITFTMRYNSYLSVSENKSVIESASDVFPNPANTNAFVNVTLKNEGAVKVQIYNSLGALVYSGNEQKFAPGKHKVNFDCGSLNSGIYFVTLNAGESKITKRMVINK; encoded by the coding sequence ATGAAAAAAATATTTACTCTTTTATCACTTATTGCATTATCAGCTTTTACAATTAAAGCGCAATCTTTTGCGTTGTATAAAGTAAATCAAACAGGTACCTCAATAACAGGTACTGTTAACACTAATGATGTAATGAGTTTCACAACGACCGCGAATTCACAAGAAAAAATTCGTTTGCGTATTACTAACCTGAGCTCAACAAACACGCATACTTACAATGTGATCAGAACGATTTTGTTTAATAATCCTCCTTTAGTAGTTAGTGGTGCATCAGTGTCGCCGCAAACTTATATGTGCGTGGGTACTACTTGTTATGATAACAGTGTAGCTACTCAAACTTTGGTGGCAGACATGACCGTGCTTCCTCCAAATTCAAATTCAGATGCTGAAGGTATGCCTTTCGTTATTTACTTAGAAGAGGCTTCTAGCCTTGGGCAATATGATGTACGCTATAAAGTATTCAATCAGGTTACAGCAGGCGATACCATCACTTTTACCATGAGATATAACTCTTATTTAAGTGTAAGCGAAAACAAATCGGTAATTGAAAGTGCCAGCGATGTATTTCCAAATCCTGCGAACACCAATGCTTTTGTTAACGTTACTTTAAAGAACGAAGGTGCCGTAAAGGTTCAGATTTATAACAGCCTTGGCGCTTTAGTTTATAGCGGAAACGAACAAAAGTTTGCTCCGGGTAAACATAAAGTGAATTTCGATTGCGGAAGTTTAAATTCAGGTATTTACTTTGTTACCTTAAATGCAGGTGAGTCTAAAATCACTAAACGCATGGTAATTAACAAGTAA
- a CDS encoding Omp28-related outer membrane protein, which yields MKKQLLTIVAAGAVSSMFAQLPVSTAPQNRKAVLEEFTGINCQYCPDGHKIAAQIQASKPAGDVILVNIHTGGYATPSGTQPDYRVADGNAIAGMPGMGITGYPTGAINRNIFSGTAMAHSRSAWATNVNTILSQTSCVNVALQGTLNAVTRVLQVQAQVYYTANSTAPTNSLTIALLEDWVVGPQTSGAIYYPAMTNPDGSYNHQHMLRDVITTGSFGIPVAPTTVGSTYTSPIISYTVPSIFGAGTNTNVCNLGNLQLIAFVADGQTQIRTAAFGPITMTGIPNALDLGVAANNLVTDAQVCDAKLNGSFKFTNSGSVTATSAVFAYSINGSAPTNFTWTGSVNALATSPSIQLPTINFAPVTTNSLTISVVSVNGSADQNTANDIASKNNIPLTTVTANMLNMQMDFTQDRYGDEISWGVYDEQTMTAVPGATIALGTYPLLGANGTQLHTHTFVINQAKCYKLIVKDSYGDGINAGAGAGNYILKSGGTNIITSNGMYGSGENKWYKSSVTAGIGTEGINISNVNVYPNPASNAANINIEMAQNENVNIVIVNALGQVVYNETKSFDAGSHNINLNTENWASGLYNINMTTSKGSATQKLTISK from the coding sequence ATGAAAAAACAATTACTTACGATTGTAGCAGCAGGAGCGGTTAGCTCAATGTTTGCTCAGCTTCCGGTGAGCACAGCTCCTCAAAACAGAAAGGCTGTTTTAGAAGAATTTACCGGTATTAACTGTCAATACTGTCCTGATGGGCATAAAATTGCAGCTCAGATCCAAGCTTCAAAACCAGCTGGTGATGTGATTTTAGTAAACATCCACACTGGTGGTTATGCTACTCCAAGCGGAACACAACCTGATTACCGTGTTGCAGATGGTAACGCAATCGCAGGTATGCCAGGAATGGGAATTACAGGTTACCCTACAGGTGCTATTAACCGTAACATTTTCTCAGGAACTGCAATGGCTCACAGCCGTAGCGCTTGGGCAACTAACGTAAATACTATTTTATCACAAACTTCTTGTGTTAACGTGGCTTTACAAGGTACATTAAACGCTGTAACTCGTGTTTTACAAGTACAAGCACAAGTTTATTATACAGCAAATAGCACTGCTCCAACTAATTCATTAACCATTGCTTTATTAGAAGATTGGGTAGTTGGTCCACAAACTTCCGGTGCTATTTATTACCCGGCAATGACAAATCCTGATGGTTCTTACAATCACCAACACATGTTACGTGATGTAATCACTACAGGTTCATTTGGTATTCCTGTTGCTCCAACAACTGTAGGTAGCACTTATACCAGTCCAATTATTTCTTACACTGTTCCTTCAATTTTTGGTGCAGGAACTAACACAAACGTTTGTAACTTAGGTAACCTTCAGTTAATTGCTTTTGTTGCTGATGGTCAAACTCAAATCAGAACCGCTGCATTCGGACCAATTACAATGACTGGTATTCCAAATGCATTAGACTTAGGTGTTGCTGCTAACAATTTAGTAACTGACGCTCAAGTTTGTGATGCTAAATTAAACGGTAGCTTTAAGTTTACTAACTCTGGAAGTGTAACTGCAACTTCTGCAGTATTCGCTTATTCAATTAACGGAAGTGCTCCAACTAACTTTACTTGGACAGGTTCTGTTAATGCTTTAGCAACTTCTCCTTCTATCCAATTACCTACAATTAACTTCGCTCCTGTTACAACAAACTCTTTAACTATTAGTGTTGTTTCAGTTAACGGTTCAGCTGATCAAAATACAGCTAACGATATCGCTTCTAAAAACAATATTCCTTTAACTACAGTTACTGCTAATATGTTAAACATGCAAATGGATTTCACTCAAGACCGTTACGGTGATGAAATTTCTTGGGGTGTTTATGATGAGCAAACAATGACTGCGGTTCCGGGCGCTACTATCGCATTAGGTACTTATCCATTATTAGGCGCAAATGGTACTCAGTTACATACTCACACTTTTGTGATTAACCAAGCAAAATGCTACAAGCTAATCGTGAAGGATTCTTATGGTGATGGTATCAACGCTGGTGCTGGCGCGGGTAACTACATCTTAAAATCAGGCGGAACAAACATCATTACAAGTAATGGTATGTACGGTTCTGGCGAAAACAAATGGTATAAGTCATCTGTTACAGCAGGAATCGGAACTGAAGGTATCAACATTTCTAACGTAAATGTTTATCCAAATCCGGCTTCTAACGCTGCTAACATCAATATTGAAATGGCTCAAAACGAAAACGTAAACATTGTTATCGTTAATGCTTTAGGCCAGGTTGTGTATAACGAAACTAAGTCTTTTGATGCAGGTTCACACAACATCAATTTAAATACTGAAAACTGGGCTAGCGGTTTATATAACATCAACATGACTACTTCAAAAGGTAGTGCTACTCAGAAATTAACTATTTCTAAATAA